In Stigmatopora argus isolate UIUO_Sarg chromosome 17, RoL_Sarg_1.0, whole genome shotgun sequence, the following are encoded in one genomic region:
- the sycp2l gene encoding synaptonemal complex protein 2-like isoform X4: MDACMSDGESSRLARSLLNEGLTDTTLFRLSLLVRKRLSSADFGRVDVVLKSLEILLDDKDVACNLFALAITYQVLSWFQTVRDRLLSADQRSSAQTPLMDSFYDILLLLSRSRPPGGSGSDLDVILLELLHTFLEGRLHYGVRLEATRTFNSILDSLSREGKKHVQSKKELQEKMLEVAATIRTIGDYELQASLLEALCRLTPRKERMARAGVWFSRSDLAEAFCLIKDGDFELDCRRFLNFLNDRRDDRERVWTLPCVRAFLETTELCRPKDEKLDEFWVDFNLGSRSVTFFVDMPEGFLWGSVHLLMEEVERYRLEVRQEEEGGGSWAVLGVRMKVPVTHLGVKGHRVELLFRPQLLQELRAAAGGVFPQEVAERDPAEGAPPSETRTLGRCGRKRPRVQLKVLPLSSPCTSDEDAKVLKISRSSAEVLFQQVIHSTPLKDSGVLFEEEPAIFQGDALNLSPITMDKFASGDKTDSGYLSNQCDDPGSESTAAGQIDAGIHRPAVADRRLDFDREPPMASAEGDAGPPSVVAPVAVADKEGEEEEVEEEEEEEPAGSSGPTGPTPLSDTAPGITDALEALKRSLEQHFHARRQKVRAQVSSSPREFQRHVDSLFDDIRRHRATLLEDFETSLWNLVKCLEETSAYLDNMYSQMTNFFQSEKRRLSDFCEEHQQRLRSGESPSLGRSLRPADPE, encoded by the exons ATGGACGCGTGCATGTCCGACGGCGAATCGTCTCGATTGGCTCGCTCGCTCCTCAACGAGGGCTTGACCGACACCACGCTCTTTCGGCTGAGCCTGCTGGTCCGCAAG AGGCTGAGTTCGGCCGATTTTGGCCGCGTGGACGTGGTCCTCAAGTCCTTGGAGATTCTGCTGGACGACAAAGACGTGGCTTGCAACCTGTTCGCCTTAGCCATCACGTACCAG GTGCTGTCGTGGTTCCAAACGGTGCGCGACCGTTTGCTCTCCGCCGACCAGAGGAGCTCTGCCCAGACCCCTCTGATGGACAGCTTCTACGACATCCTGCTG CTGCTCAGCCGCTCGCGTCCTCCAGGTGGCTCAG GCTCCGACCTGGACGTGATCCTCCTGGAGCTCCTGCACACCTTTCTGGAAGGCCGGCTGCACTACGGCGTCAGGCTGGAG GCCACCAGAACCTTCAACAGCATCCTGGATTCTCTGAGCAGAGAGGGGAAGAAGCACGTCCAATCGAAGAAGGAGCTTCAGGAGAAGAT GTTGGAGGTGGCGGCGACCATCCGCACCATCGgag ACTACGAGCTGCAGGCCAGCTTGCTGGAGGCCTTGTGCCGTCTGACGCCCAGGAAGGAGCGGATGGCCCGAGCCGGCGTCTGGTTCTCCCGCAGCGACTTGGCCGAAGCCTTCTGCCTCATCAAAGACGGCGACTTTGAGTTG GACTGTCGCCGCTTCCTCAACTTCCTCAACGATCGTCGCGACGACCGGGAACG GGTTTGGACCCTCCCGTGCGTCCGAGCCTTCTTGGAGACCACCGAG CTCTGCCGCCCCAAAGATGAGAAACTGGACGAGTTCTGGGTGGACTTCAACCTGGGCTCACGATCCGTCACCTTTTTCGTGGACATGCCCGAG GGCTTCCTGTGGGGTTCCGTGCATCTTCTGATGGAGGAGGTAGAGCGCTACCGGCTGGAGGTGCGGCAGGAGGAGG AAGGAGGCGGGTCCTGGGCCGTCCTGGGCGTTCGCATGAAGGTTCCCGTGACGCACCTGGGCGTCAAAGGACACCGGGTGGAGCTGCTCTTCCGGCCCCAGCTGCTGCAAGAGCTGCGGGCGGCGGCCGGCGGCGTCTTTCCCCAAGAG GTGGCCGAGCGAGACCCGGCCGAGGGAGCCCCCCCCTCGGAGACCAGGACGCTGGGGCGATGCGGCAGAAAGAGGCCCCGCGTTCAACTGAAAG TCCTCCCCCTGTCGTCGCCCTGCACCTCGGACGAGGACGCCAAGGTTCTCAAG ATTTCCAGAAGCAGCGCGGAGGTCCTTTTCCAACAGGTCATTCACTCCACACCCTTAAAGGACTCTG GCGTTCTTTTCGAGGAGGAGCCCGCCATCTTTCAGGGGGACGCCTTGAACCTTTCTCCTATAACAATG GACAAGTTCGCTTCGGGCGACAAAACGGATTCAG gcTACCTGTCCAACCAATGCGACGATCCCGGGAGCGAGTCGACCGCCGCCGGTCAGATCGATGCCGGAATCCACCGTCCGGCCGTCGCCGATCGACGTCTGGACTTTGACCGAGAGCCGCCGATGGCGTCGGCGGAGGGCGATGCCGGGCCGCCCTCCGTGGTGGCGCCAGTGGCAGTGGCAGAcaaggagggggaggaggaggaggtggaggaggaggaggaggaggagcccgcCGGGTCCAGTGGGCCCACCGGGCCCACGCCCCTGTCGGACACGGCCCCCGGAATCACGGATGCATTGGAAGCGTTGAAGAGAAGCTTGGAGCAGCATTTCCAC GCCCGCCGGCAGAAGGTCCGGGCCCAGGTGTCGTCGTCGCCCCGGGAATTCCAACGGCACGTGGACTCGCTCTTTGACGACATCCGGCGGCACAG GGCGACGCTCCTCGAGGACTTTGAGACGTCTCTTTGGAACCTGGTCAAGTGTTTGGAGGAAACGTCCGCCTACCTGGACAACATGTACTCGCAAATGACG AACTTCTTCCAGTCCGAGAAGCGCCGACTGTCTGATTTCTGCGAGGAGCACCAGCAGAG GTTGAGGTCCGGGGAAAGCCCTAGTCTGGGGCGGAGTTTGCGTCCGGCCGACCCAGAGTGA
- the sycp2l gene encoding synaptonemal complex protein 2-like isoform X1, with translation MAHALIMNELHLRADYMLETEMDACMSDGESSRLARSLLNEGLTDTTLFRLSLLVRKRLSSADFGRVDVVLKSLEILLDDKDVACNLFALAITYQVLSWFQTVRDRLLSADQRSSAQTPLMDSFYDILLLLSRSRPPGGSGSDLDVILLELLHTFLEGRLHYGVRLEATRTFNSILDSLSREGKKHVQSKKELQEKMLEVAATIRTIGDYELQASLLEALCRLTPRKERMARAGVWFSRSDLAEAFCLIKDGDFELDCRRFLNFLNDRRDDRERVWTLPCVRAFLETTELCRPKDEKLDEFWVDFNLGSRSVTFFVDMPEGFLWGSVHLLMEEVERYRLEVRQEEEGGGSWAVLGVRMKVPVTHLGVKGHRVELLFRPQLLQELRAAAGGVFPQEVAERDPAEGAPPSETRTLGRCGRKRPRVQLKVLPLSSPCTSDEDAKVLKISRSSAEVLFQQVIHSTPLKDSGVLFEEEPAIFQGDALNLSPITMDKFASGDKTDSGYLSNQCDDPGSESTAAGQIDAGIHRPAVADRRLDFDREPPMASAEGDAGPPSVVAPVAVADKEGEEEEVEEEEEEEPAGSSGPTGPTPLSDTAPGITDALEALKRSLEQHFHARRQKVRAQVSSSPREFQRHVDSLFDDIRRHRATLLEDFETSLWNLVKCLEETSAYLDNMYSQMTNFFQSEKRRLSDFCEEHQQRLRSGESPSLGRSLRPADPE, from the exons CTGGAGACGGAGATGGACGCGTGCATGTCCGACGGCGAATCGTCTCGATTGGCTCGCTCGCTCCTCAACGAGGGCTTGACCGACACCACGCTCTTTCGGCTGAGCCTGCTGGTCCGCAAG AGGCTGAGTTCGGCCGATTTTGGCCGCGTGGACGTGGTCCTCAAGTCCTTGGAGATTCTGCTGGACGACAAAGACGTGGCTTGCAACCTGTTCGCCTTAGCCATCACGTACCAG GTGCTGTCGTGGTTCCAAACGGTGCGCGACCGTTTGCTCTCCGCCGACCAGAGGAGCTCTGCCCAGACCCCTCTGATGGACAGCTTCTACGACATCCTGCTG CTGCTCAGCCGCTCGCGTCCTCCAGGTGGCTCAG GCTCCGACCTGGACGTGATCCTCCTGGAGCTCCTGCACACCTTTCTGGAAGGCCGGCTGCACTACGGCGTCAGGCTGGAG GCCACCAGAACCTTCAACAGCATCCTGGATTCTCTGAGCAGAGAGGGGAAGAAGCACGTCCAATCGAAGAAGGAGCTTCAGGAGAAGAT GTTGGAGGTGGCGGCGACCATCCGCACCATCGgag ACTACGAGCTGCAGGCCAGCTTGCTGGAGGCCTTGTGCCGTCTGACGCCCAGGAAGGAGCGGATGGCCCGAGCCGGCGTCTGGTTCTCCCGCAGCGACTTGGCCGAAGCCTTCTGCCTCATCAAAGACGGCGACTTTGAGTTG GACTGTCGCCGCTTCCTCAACTTCCTCAACGATCGTCGCGACGACCGGGAACG GGTTTGGACCCTCCCGTGCGTCCGAGCCTTCTTGGAGACCACCGAG CTCTGCCGCCCCAAAGATGAGAAACTGGACGAGTTCTGGGTGGACTTCAACCTGGGCTCACGATCCGTCACCTTTTTCGTGGACATGCCCGAG GGCTTCCTGTGGGGTTCCGTGCATCTTCTGATGGAGGAGGTAGAGCGCTACCGGCTGGAGGTGCGGCAGGAGGAGG AAGGAGGCGGGTCCTGGGCCGTCCTGGGCGTTCGCATGAAGGTTCCCGTGACGCACCTGGGCGTCAAAGGACACCGGGTGGAGCTGCTCTTCCGGCCCCAGCTGCTGCAAGAGCTGCGGGCGGCGGCCGGCGGCGTCTTTCCCCAAGAG GTGGCCGAGCGAGACCCGGCCGAGGGAGCCCCCCCCTCGGAGACCAGGACGCTGGGGCGATGCGGCAGAAAGAGGCCCCGCGTTCAACTGAAAG TCCTCCCCCTGTCGTCGCCCTGCACCTCGGACGAGGACGCCAAGGTTCTCAAG ATTTCCAGAAGCAGCGCGGAGGTCCTTTTCCAACAGGTCATTCACTCCACACCCTTAAAGGACTCTG GCGTTCTTTTCGAGGAGGAGCCCGCCATCTTTCAGGGGGACGCCTTGAACCTTTCTCCTATAACAATG GACAAGTTCGCTTCGGGCGACAAAACGGATTCAG gcTACCTGTCCAACCAATGCGACGATCCCGGGAGCGAGTCGACCGCCGCCGGTCAGATCGATGCCGGAATCCACCGTCCGGCCGTCGCCGATCGACGTCTGGACTTTGACCGAGAGCCGCCGATGGCGTCGGCGGAGGGCGATGCCGGGCCGCCCTCCGTGGTGGCGCCAGTGGCAGTGGCAGAcaaggagggggaggaggaggaggtggaggaggaggaggaggaggagcccgcCGGGTCCAGTGGGCCCACCGGGCCCACGCCCCTGTCGGACACGGCCCCCGGAATCACGGATGCATTGGAAGCGTTGAAGAGAAGCTTGGAGCAGCATTTCCAC GCCCGCCGGCAGAAGGTCCGGGCCCAGGTGTCGTCGTCGCCCCGGGAATTCCAACGGCACGTGGACTCGCTCTTTGACGACATCCGGCGGCACAG GGCGACGCTCCTCGAGGACTTTGAGACGTCTCTTTGGAACCTGGTCAAGTGTTTGGAGGAAACGTCCGCCTACCTGGACAACATGTACTCGCAAATGACG AACTTCTTCCAGTCCGAGAAGCGCCGACTGTCTGATTTCTGCGAGGAGCACCAGCAGAG GTTGAGGTCCGGGGAAAGCCCTAGTCTGGGGCGGAGTTTGCGTCCGGCCGACCCAGAGTGA
- the sycp2l gene encoding synaptonemal complex protein 2-like isoform X2, giving the protein MAHALIMNELHLRADYMLETEMDACMSDGESSRLARSLLNEGLTDTTLFRLSLLVRKRLSSADFGRVDVVLKSLEILLDDKDVACNLFALAITYQVLSWFQTVRDRLLSADQRSSAQTPLMDSFYDILLLLSRSRPPGGSGSDLDVILLELLHTFLEGRLHYGVRLEATRTFNSILDSLSREGKKHVQSKKELQEKMLEVAATIRTIGDYELQASLLEALCRLTPRKERMARAGVWFSRSDLAEAFCLIKDGDFELDCRRFLNFLNDRRDDRERVWTLPCVRAFLETTELCRPKDEKLDEFWVDFNLGSRSVTFFVDMPEGFLWGSVHLLMEEVERYRLEVRQEEGGGSWAVLGVRMKVPVTHLGVKGHRVELLFRPQLLQELRAAAGGVFPQEVAERDPAEGAPPSETRTLGRCGRKRPRVQLKVLPLSSPCTSDEDAKVLKISRSSAEVLFQQVIHSTPLKDSGVLFEEEPAIFQGDALNLSPITMDKFASGDKTDSGYLSNQCDDPGSESTAAGQIDAGIHRPAVADRRLDFDREPPMASAEGDAGPPSVVAPVAVADKEGEEEEVEEEEEEEPAGSSGPTGPTPLSDTAPGITDALEALKRSLEQHFHARRQKVRAQVSSSPREFQRHVDSLFDDIRRHRATLLEDFETSLWNLVKCLEETSAYLDNMYSQMTNFFQSEKRRLSDFCEEHQQRLRSGESPSLGRSLRPADPE; this is encoded by the exons CTGGAGACGGAGATGGACGCGTGCATGTCCGACGGCGAATCGTCTCGATTGGCTCGCTCGCTCCTCAACGAGGGCTTGACCGACACCACGCTCTTTCGGCTGAGCCTGCTGGTCCGCAAG AGGCTGAGTTCGGCCGATTTTGGCCGCGTGGACGTGGTCCTCAAGTCCTTGGAGATTCTGCTGGACGACAAAGACGTGGCTTGCAACCTGTTCGCCTTAGCCATCACGTACCAG GTGCTGTCGTGGTTCCAAACGGTGCGCGACCGTTTGCTCTCCGCCGACCAGAGGAGCTCTGCCCAGACCCCTCTGATGGACAGCTTCTACGACATCCTGCTG CTGCTCAGCCGCTCGCGTCCTCCAGGTGGCTCAG GCTCCGACCTGGACGTGATCCTCCTGGAGCTCCTGCACACCTTTCTGGAAGGCCGGCTGCACTACGGCGTCAGGCTGGAG GCCACCAGAACCTTCAACAGCATCCTGGATTCTCTGAGCAGAGAGGGGAAGAAGCACGTCCAATCGAAGAAGGAGCTTCAGGAGAAGAT GTTGGAGGTGGCGGCGACCATCCGCACCATCGgag ACTACGAGCTGCAGGCCAGCTTGCTGGAGGCCTTGTGCCGTCTGACGCCCAGGAAGGAGCGGATGGCCCGAGCCGGCGTCTGGTTCTCCCGCAGCGACTTGGCCGAAGCCTTCTGCCTCATCAAAGACGGCGACTTTGAGTTG GACTGTCGCCGCTTCCTCAACTTCCTCAACGATCGTCGCGACGACCGGGAACG GGTTTGGACCCTCCCGTGCGTCCGAGCCTTCTTGGAGACCACCGAG CTCTGCCGCCCCAAAGATGAGAAACTGGACGAGTTCTGGGTGGACTTCAACCTGGGCTCACGATCCGTCACCTTTTTCGTGGACATGCCCGAG GGCTTCCTGTGGGGTTCCGTGCATCTTCTGATGGAGGAGGTAGAGCGCTACCGGCTGGAGGTGCGGCAGGAGGAGG GAGGCGGGTCCTGGGCCGTCCTGGGCGTTCGCATGAAGGTTCCCGTGACGCACCTGGGCGTCAAAGGACACCGGGTGGAGCTGCTCTTCCGGCCCCAGCTGCTGCAAGAGCTGCGGGCGGCGGCCGGCGGCGTCTTTCCCCAAGAG GTGGCCGAGCGAGACCCGGCCGAGGGAGCCCCCCCCTCGGAGACCAGGACGCTGGGGCGATGCGGCAGAAAGAGGCCCCGCGTTCAACTGAAAG TCCTCCCCCTGTCGTCGCCCTGCACCTCGGACGAGGACGCCAAGGTTCTCAAG ATTTCCAGAAGCAGCGCGGAGGTCCTTTTCCAACAGGTCATTCACTCCACACCCTTAAAGGACTCTG GCGTTCTTTTCGAGGAGGAGCCCGCCATCTTTCAGGGGGACGCCTTGAACCTTTCTCCTATAACAATG GACAAGTTCGCTTCGGGCGACAAAACGGATTCAG gcTACCTGTCCAACCAATGCGACGATCCCGGGAGCGAGTCGACCGCCGCCGGTCAGATCGATGCCGGAATCCACCGTCCGGCCGTCGCCGATCGACGTCTGGACTTTGACCGAGAGCCGCCGATGGCGTCGGCGGAGGGCGATGCCGGGCCGCCCTCCGTGGTGGCGCCAGTGGCAGTGGCAGAcaaggagggggaggaggaggaggtggaggaggaggaggaggaggagcccgcCGGGTCCAGTGGGCCCACCGGGCCCACGCCCCTGTCGGACACGGCCCCCGGAATCACGGATGCATTGGAAGCGTTGAAGAGAAGCTTGGAGCAGCATTTCCAC GCCCGCCGGCAGAAGGTCCGGGCCCAGGTGTCGTCGTCGCCCCGGGAATTCCAACGGCACGTGGACTCGCTCTTTGACGACATCCGGCGGCACAG GGCGACGCTCCTCGAGGACTTTGAGACGTCTCTTTGGAACCTGGTCAAGTGTTTGGAGGAAACGTCCGCCTACCTGGACAACATGTACTCGCAAATGACG AACTTCTTCCAGTCCGAGAAGCGCCGACTGTCTGATTTCTGCGAGGAGCACCAGCAGAG GTTGAGGTCCGGGGAAAGCCCTAGTCTGGGGCGGAGTTTGCGTCCGGCCGACCCAGAGTGA
- the sycp2l gene encoding synaptonemal complex protein 2-like isoform X3, with product MAHALIMNELHLRADYMLETEMDACMSDGESSRLARSLLNEGLTDTTLFRLSLLVRKRLSSADFGRVDVVLKSLEILLDDKDVACNLFALAITYQVLSWFQTVRDRLLSADQRSSAQTPLMDSFYDILLLLSRSRPPGSDLDVILLELLHTFLEGRLHYGVRLEATRTFNSILDSLSREGKKHVQSKKELQEKMLEVAATIRTIGDYELQASLLEALCRLTPRKERMARAGVWFSRSDLAEAFCLIKDGDFELDCRRFLNFLNDRRDDRERVWTLPCVRAFLETTELCRPKDEKLDEFWVDFNLGSRSVTFFVDMPEGFLWGSVHLLMEEVERYRLEVRQEEEGGGSWAVLGVRMKVPVTHLGVKGHRVELLFRPQLLQELRAAAGGVFPQEVAERDPAEGAPPSETRTLGRCGRKRPRVQLKVLPLSSPCTSDEDAKVLKISRSSAEVLFQQVIHSTPLKDSGVLFEEEPAIFQGDALNLSPITMDKFASGDKTDSGYLSNQCDDPGSESTAAGQIDAGIHRPAVADRRLDFDREPPMASAEGDAGPPSVVAPVAVADKEGEEEEVEEEEEEEPAGSSGPTGPTPLSDTAPGITDALEALKRSLEQHFHARRQKVRAQVSSSPREFQRHVDSLFDDIRRHRATLLEDFETSLWNLVKCLEETSAYLDNMYSQMTNFFQSEKRRLSDFCEEHQQRLRSGESPSLGRSLRPADPE from the exons CTGGAGACGGAGATGGACGCGTGCATGTCCGACGGCGAATCGTCTCGATTGGCTCGCTCGCTCCTCAACGAGGGCTTGACCGACACCACGCTCTTTCGGCTGAGCCTGCTGGTCCGCAAG AGGCTGAGTTCGGCCGATTTTGGCCGCGTGGACGTGGTCCTCAAGTCCTTGGAGATTCTGCTGGACGACAAAGACGTGGCTTGCAACCTGTTCGCCTTAGCCATCACGTACCAG GTGCTGTCGTGGTTCCAAACGGTGCGCGACCGTTTGCTCTCCGCCGACCAGAGGAGCTCTGCCCAGACCCCTCTGATGGACAGCTTCTACGACATCCTGCTG CTGCTCAGCCGCTCGCGTCCTCCAG GCTCCGACCTGGACGTGATCCTCCTGGAGCTCCTGCACACCTTTCTGGAAGGCCGGCTGCACTACGGCGTCAGGCTGGAG GCCACCAGAACCTTCAACAGCATCCTGGATTCTCTGAGCAGAGAGGGGAAGAAGCACGTCCAATCGAAGAAGGAGCTTCAGGAGAAGAT GTTGGAGGTGGCGGCGACCATCCGCACCATCGgag ACTACGAGCTGCAGGCCAGCTTGCTGGAGGCCTTGTGCCGTCTGACGCCCAGGAAGGAGCGGATGGCCCGAGCCGGCGTCTGGTTCTCCCGCAGCGACTTGGCCGAAGCCTTCTGCCTCATCAAAGACGGCGACTTTGAGTTG GACTGTCGCCGCTTCCTCAACTTCCTCAACGATCGTCGCGACGACCGGGAACG GGTTTGGACCCTCCCGTGCGTCCGAGCCTTCTTGGAGACCACCGAG CTCTGCCGCCCCAAAGATGAGAAACTGGACGAGTTCTGGGTGGACTTCAACCTGGGCTCACGATCCGTCACCTTTTTCGTGGACATGCCCGAG GGCTTCCTGTGGGGTTCCGTGCATCTTCTGATGGAGGAGGTAGAGCGCTACCGGCTGGAGGTGCGGCAGGAGGAGG AAGGAGGCGGGTCCTGGGCCGTCCTGGGCGTTCGCATGAAGGTTCCCGTGACGCACCTGGGCGTCAAAGGACACCGGGTGGAGCTGCTCTTCCGGCCCCAGCTGCTGCAAGAGCTGCGGGCGGCGGCCGGCGGCGTCTTTCCCCAAGAG GTGGCCGAGCGAGACCCGGCCGAGGGAGCCCCCCCCTCGGAGACCAGGACGCTGGGGCGATGCGGCAGAAAGAGGCCCCGCGTTCAACTGAAAG TCCTCCCCCTGTCGTCGCCCTGCACCTCGGACGAGGACGCCAAGGTTCTCAAG ATTTCCAGAAGCAGCGCGGAGGTCCTTTTCCAACAGGTCATTCACTCCACACCCTTAAAGGACTCTG GCGTTCTTTTCGAGGAGGAGCCCGCCATCTTTCAGGGGGACGCCTTGAACCTTTCTCCTATAACAATG GACAAGTTCGCTTCGGGCGACAAAACGGATTCAG gcTACCTGTCCAACCAATGCGACGATCCCGGGAGCGAGTCGACCGCCGCCGGTCAGATCGATGCCGGAATCCACCGTCCGGCCGTCGCCGATCGACGTCTGGACTTTGACCGAGAGCCGCCGATGGCGTCGGCGGAGGGCGATGCCGGGCCGCCCTCCGTGGTGGCGCCAGTGGCAGTGGCAGAcaaggagggggaggaggaggaggtggaggaggaggaggaggaggagcccgcCGGGTCCAGTGGGCCCACCGGGCCCACGCCCCTGTCGGACACGGCCCCCGGAATCACGGATGCATTGGAAGCGTTGAAGAGAAGCTTGGAGCAGCATTTCCAC GCCCGCCGGCAGAAGGTCCGGGCCCAGGTGTCGTCGTCGCCCCGGGAATTCCAACGGCACGTGGACTCGCTCTTTGACGACATCCGGCGGCACAG GGCGACGCTCCTCGAGGACTTTGAGACGTCTCTTTGGAACCTGGTCAAGTGTTTGGAGGAAACGTCCGCCTACCTGGACAACATGTACTCGCAAATGACG AACTTCTTCCAGTCCGAGAAGCGCCGACTGTCTGATTTCTGCGAGGAGCACCAGCAGAG GTTGAGGTCCGGGGAAAGCCCTAGTCTGGGGCGGAGTTTGCGTCCGGCCGACCCAGAGTGA